The Clostridium sp. DL-VIII DNA window TGGAAGCAGCAAGAAAAGGTATAGTTACTAAAGAAATGAAGGTAGTAGCTGAGAAAGAAAAAATTTCAGAAGAAAAATTAATTAAGCTTATAGCAGAGGGTAAAATAGTTATTCCAGCAAATATTAATCATAAATCACTTAGCCCAGAAGGAATCGGTGATGGACTAAGAACAAAAATAAATGTTAACTTAGGCATATCTGGAGACTCAGTGGATTATTGCAGAGAAATGGAAAAAGTAAAAATGGCAATAGACTTTGGTGCTGAAGCTATAATGGATTTAAGTAATTATGGAAAGACTCAAGAATTTAGAGAAAAACTTATTGAATATTCTCCTGCTATGATAGGAACAGTTCCAATGTATGATGCAATTGGATATCTTGAAAAGGATCTTTTAAACATAAAAGCAGAGGATTTTCTTGAAGTAGTTAGAGCTCATGCGAAGGCTGGAGTTGACTTTGTTACTATTCATGCAGGTATAAATAAGAGAACAGTTTCAATATTTAAAGAAGATAAGAGAAAGATGAACATAGTATCTCGTGGAGGATCTTTATTATTTGCCTGGATGGAGATGACAGGAAATGAAAATCCATTTTATGAGCATTATGATGAATTGCTTGAAATTCTTAGAGAGTATGATGTTACAATAAGTCTTGGCGATGCTATGAGACCAGGCTGCCTTGATGATTCAACTGATGCAGGACAAGTTACAGAACTTATAGAATTAGGGTTATTAACAAAGAGAGCTTGGGAAAAAGATGTTCAAGTTATGATTGAAGGACCTGGACATATGGCTATAAATGAAATAGCAGCAAACATGCAGATTGAAAAGAGATTATGTCATGGAGCACCATTCTATGTACTTGGACCACTTGTTACTGATATTGCCCCAGGATATGACCATATTACTTCAGCAATTGGTGGAGCTATTGCAGCAACTAATGGAGCAAACTTCTTGTGTTATGTAACACCTGCTGAACATTTAAGACTTCCAGATTTATCAGATGTTAAGGAAGGAATCATTGCTTCAAAGATTGCAGCTCATGCAGCAGATATAGCTAATGGACTTCCAGGAGCAAGAGATAGAGATAATGCAATGGCAGATGCTCGTCAAAAATTAGATTGGGAAGAGATGTTCAAGGTTGCCATAGATGGAAAGAAGGCAAGAGAATATTTTGAAAGCATACCACCAGAAGACAAACATAGCTGCTCAATGTGTGGAAAAATGTGTGCAGTAAGAACAACTAATAAAATTTTAAATGGTGAAAAAGTAGAACTTTTTGATCAAAAATAAATTTGGAGTATATAATCATGGCATATTTGAACTTGATATTTTCATTCATGTGTCTTATATGATGGA harbors:
- the thiC gene encoding phosphomethylpyrimidine synthase ThiC, coding for MNYKTQMEAARKGIVTKEMKVVAEKEKISEEKLIKLIAEGKIVIPANINHKSLSPEGIGDGLRTKINVNLGISGDSVDYCREMEKVKMAIDFGAEAIMDLSNYGKTQEFREKLIEYSPAMIGTVPMYDAIGYLEKDLLNIKAEDFLEVVRAHAKAGVDFVTIHAGINKRTVSIFKEDKRKMNIVSRGGSLLFAWMEMTGNENPFYEHYDELLEILREYDVTISLGDAMRPGCLDDSTDAGQVTELIELGLLTKRAWEKDVQVMIEGPGHMAINEIAANMQIEKRLCHGAPFYVLGPLVTDIAPGYDHITSAIGGAIAATNGANFLCYVTPAEHLRLPDLSDVKEGIIASKIAAHAADIANGLPGARDRDNAMADARQKLDWEEMFKVAIDGKKAREYFESIPPEDKHSCSMCGKMCAVRTTNKILNGEKVELFDQK